The Xenopus tropicalis strain Nigerian chromosome 2, UCB_Xtro_10.0, whole genome shotgun sequence genome window below encodes:
- the LOC108645187 gene encoding ubiquitin carboxyl-terminal hydrolase 40 isoform X2: MFGDLFEEDEDFSILPSSPNTNGKKSHPRDSKTPEPQGDTRLSGLRNQGGTCYLNSLLRTLFFTPEFREALFALGPKELGSLEEKDTPESQVRIIPLQLQRLFAQLLLLDQQALSTTDLTESFGWNSSEETSQHDVQELNRILFSAHWRAHLAMTSSSDCTMAPLLTASSARSVATSVKGSIIWKTPYMPMSSSLLLYTRAAVMEVILMHIFKMSMSWGIGDSR; the protein is encoded by the exons ATGTTTGGAGACCTATTTGAGGAAGATGAAGACTTTTCAATCCTTCCAAGCAGTCCAAACACGAATGGCAAGAAATCCCACCCCAGAGATTCAAAGACCCCAGAGCCACAAGGAGACACAAGGCTTAGTGGACTGAGGAATCAAGGTGGCACCTGTTACCTGAATTCTCTTCTGCGGACCCTGTTTTTTACACCAGAATTCAGAG AAGCCCTTTTTGCTTTGGGTCCTAAAGAACTTGGATCACTGGAGGAGAAAGACACGCCAGAGTCTCAG gTGCGAATTATTCCCCTGCAGTTACAGCGTCTCTTCGCTCAACTTCTGCTGCTGGATCAGCAGGCCTTGTCAACCACAGATCTCACAGAGAGCTTTGGGTGGAACAGTAGTGAG GAGACAAGCCAGCATGATGTGCAGGAGTTAAACCGCATTTTGTTCAGTGCTCATTGGAGGGCACATCTGGCCATGACCTCATCAAGCGATTGTACCATGGCACCATTGTTAACTGCATCCAGTGCAAGGAGTGTGGCTACATCAGTGAAAGGCAG CATAATCTGGAAGACTCCGTATATGCCTATGAGCTCTTCTCTGTTATTATACACAAGGGCGGCTGTTATGGAGGTCATTCTCATGCATATATTCAAGATGTCGATGAGCTGGGGCATTGGGGACTCAAGGTGA
- the LOC108645187 gene encoding ubiquitin carboxyl-terminal hydrolase 40 isoform X1, which yields MFGDLFEEDEDFSILPSSPNTNGKKSHPRDSKTPEPQGDTRLSGLRNQGGTCYLNSLLRTLFFTPEFRGSARSALKKAESWPNTKLNPGFEALFALGPKELGSLEEKDTPESQVRIIPLQLQRLFAQLLLLDQQALSTTDLTESFGWNSSEETSQHDVQELNRILFSAHWRAHLAMTSSSDCTMAPLLTASSARSVATSVKGSIIWKTPYMPMSSSLLLYTRAAVMEVILMHIFKMSMSWGIGDSR from the exons ATGTTTGGAGACCTATTTGAGGAAGATGAAGACTTTTCAATCCTTCCAAGCAGTCCAAACACGAATGGCAAGAAATCCCACCCCAGAGATTCAAAGACCCCAGAGCCACAAGGAGACACAAGGCTTAGTGGACTGAGGAATCAAGGTGGCACCTGTTACCTGAATTCTCTTCTGCGGACCCTGTTTTTTACACCAGAATTCAGAG GTTCGGCAAGGAGTGCACTGAAAaaagcagaatcttggccgaataccaaactgaatcctggattcg AAGCCCTTTTTGCTTTGGGTCCTAAAGAACTTGGATCACTGGAGGAGAAAGACACGCCAGAGTCTCAG gTGCGAATTATTCCCCTGCAGTTACAGCGTCTCTTCGCTCAACTTCTGCTGCTGGATCAGCAGGCCTTGTCAACCACAGATCTCACAGAGAGCTTTGGGTGGAACAGTAGTGAG GAGACAAGCCAGCATGATGTGCAGGAGTTAAACCGCATTTTGTTCAGTGCTCATTGGAGGGCACATCTGGCCATGACCTCATCAAGCGATTGTACCATGGCACCATTGTTAACTGCATCCAGTGCAAGGAGTGTGGCTACATCAGTGAAAGGCAG CATAATCTGGAAGACTCCGTATATGCCTATGAGCTCTTCTCTGTTATTATACACAAGGGCGGCTGTTATGGAGGTCATTCTCATGCATATATTCAAGATGTCGATGAGCTGGGGCATTGGGGACTCAAGGTGA
- the LOC108645187 gene encoding ubiquitin carboxyl-terminal hydrolase 40 isoform X3, with product MFGDLFEEDEDFSILPSSPNTNGKKSHPRDSKTPEPQGDTRLSGLRNQGGTCYLNSLLRTLFFTPEFRGSARSALKKAESWPNTKLNPGFEALFALGPKELGSLEEKDTPESQVRIIPLQLQRLFAQLLLLDQQALSTTDLTESFGWNSSEETSQHDVQELNRILFSAHWRAHLAMTSSSDCTMAPLLTASSARSVATSVKGRRISLT from the exons ATGTTTGGAGACCTATTTGAGGAAGATGAAGACTTTTCAATCCTTCCAAGCAGTCCAAACACGAATGGCAAGAAATCCCACCCCAGAGATTCAAAGACCCCAGAGCCACAAGGAGACACAAGGCTTAGTGGACTGAGGAATCAAGGTGGCACCTGTTACCTGAATTCTCTTCTGCGGACCCTGTTTTTTACACCAGAATTCAGAG GTTCGGCAAGGAGTGCACTGAAAaaagcagaatcttggccgaataccaaactgaatcctggattcg AAGCCCTTTTTGCTTTGGGTCCTAAAGAACTTGGATCACTGGAGGAGAAAGACACGCCAGAGTCTCAG gTGCGAATTATTCCCCTGCAGTTACAGCGTCTCTTCGCTCAACTTCTGCTGCTGGATCAGCAGGCCTTGTCAACCACAGATCTCACAGAGAGCTTTGGGTGGAACAGTAGTGAG GAGACAAGCCAGCATGATGTGCAGGAGTTAAACCGCATTTTGTTCAGTGCTCATTGGAGGGCACATCTGGCCATGACCTCATCAAGCGATTGTACCATGGCACCATTGTTAACTGCATCCAGTGCAAGGAGTGTGGCTACATCAGTGAAAGGCAG GAGGATTTCCTTGACTTGA